DNA from bacterium:
CGTTGACGTCGCCGCAACCGGTGGCGCTGGTGTTTGCGAGCGGAGGGATCGGTCCTCGAGCGAGACAGGAGCGCGTGGGCGCGGGGTGCGTGGCGCCTCCGCCGCGCGCCGCATTGCTCGACGAGGTTGGCGTATCGCTGCACGTCGACGGCGCGTTGCACGTGGAGACGTGGCTGTCCTGGGGGACGGGCGCCCCGGCCCAGAGCCCGGAGGCGTTCGGGCGCGTCGACGGGACGTCCGCCCGTCAGTTTACGGGGACGCTGTCGCGGCTCCACCTGCGACCGGGAACGGTCTGCGTCAACTATTCGGCATGGAACGACACGGTGTTCCCGGTCGGGTTGAGTTTCCACGTGACCTATACACTCGACTACCGGGTGTTCCCGCCGTCGGCGACCGGGACCCGTTGAGGGGACGGCGGGCGGCTCCGGCCGCCCGGCCGCACCGGGGGCGTGCGGGCTGCGGTCGGCGTAGTCCCGTTGCGGGGGGGCGTCCGGGGACGTGCGATAGTCTTGCGCCTCGTGCGCGGGAGCGCCGCTTGTGCCAGCGGCAAGATGCGGTCCGATCCGGGGGTAGATGACCGGGGTCAAGGCTGCCGCGCGTTGACACCCGGGCTAGTGAGGGTACAATGAAGGTGTGACTCGGGCCGTGCACGCGGCGGCCGTGGACCCTGAAGAAGGGAGGCGGATGATGCGACGAGCGAGCCGCCTGTCGCGCAGCAATACGGCCGACGGCAAGGAGACGCCGCCGAAGGCCTAACGGGACGGCGGCACGGTCGATCCACCGCCGGCCCTGCGTGAACCCCTGGTCGTCTGCCACGCTGAGGATGCGTCCTCAAAAGGCGAGACCTGGGTCCCGCGGAGACTGACTGGGGTAGGGTTGAGACACGGAGGCGCGCGCCCGCGCGCCTCCGTTATGTTATGTCCGAGACCCCGGACGTGGGCAGGGACGGCGGTCCATCGCCAGGAACTGCTCCCGGTGTGGCGGAGGTCCCCTCGAGCGTCGCTGTGACCCGCGTGCACCACCACCGCCGGACCTGGAAACAGTTCGTGACGGTCATGGGGCCGGGCGTCGTTTCCGGCGCCGCCGACAACGACCCGTCCGGCGTGATCACGTACATCCAGGTCGGCGCCACCACGGGCTTCAGCCTGCTGTGGCTGATGCTACTCTCGACGCCCATGCTGTACTACCTTGAGGAAATGTCGACGCGGGTGGGCGCGGTGACGAAGCGAGGGATGTCGCGCGTTCTCCGCGCCCGCTATGGACCTGCCGCGGCGGCGCTGATCGTGCTGCCGCTCGTTGCGACGAACGCCCTCACGATCGGCGCCGACCTTGCGGGAACCGCCTCTGGCGCGCAGCTCCTCACCGGCATCTCGTGGGCGTGGTGGATCGTGCCGATCACCGTGGTGATCGGGTACACCCTGGTGTTCGCGAGCTACCGCACGCTCAGTCGGTTCCTGTTGATTCTCACGCCGTTGTTTCTATTGTATGTGATCACCGGGTTCATCGTGCATCCGAACTGGCATCAGGTCCTGCGGGCCACCGTGGTCCCGTCGGCACAGTTCATGCCGAAGTTCTTCGAGGCGGCGTTGGGGCTGCTCGGGGCCACGTTGACCCCGTACATGTTCCTGTGGCAGACGACCGAGACGGTGGAAGCCCGCCTGACCGTCCGTGAACTCCGCACCGAGAACGTCGACGTTGCGGTCGGCATGACGTACGCGAACCTAGTCTTCTACTTCATCATCCTCGTGGCCGCGGCGACGCTCTACGGGCGCGGCGCGGGCATCGAGACCGTCACGCAGGCGGCCACGGCGTTGGCCCCGCTCGCGGGCTCCGCCGCGGCGGCCCTGTTCGCGGTCGGGATCGTCGTGAGCGGGTTTCTCTCCGTACCGGTGATGGCGGCGTGTTCGGCGTACGCGCTCGCTGAGATGCTGGGGTGGCGCGGGGGGCTCGATCGCAAAGTGGGGCAGGCGCGGGGGTTCTATGTGCTGCTCACGGCGTCGCTGCTCGTCGGGGCGGCGACCCCGTTGCTGCGGATTTCGCCTGTGGCGCTGATGTTCTGGTCGCAGGTCGTGAATGGGTTCCTCCTGGCGCCCCTGTTCATCG
Protein-coding regions in this window:
- a CDS encoding divalent metal cation transporter; the encoded protein is MTRVHHHRRTWKQFVTVMGPGVVSGAADNDPSGVITYIQVGATTGFSLLWLMLLSTPMLYYLEEMSTRVGAVTKRGMSRVLRARYGPAAAALIVLPLVATNALTIGADLAGTASGAQLLTGISWAWWIVPITVVIGYTLVFASYRTLSRFLLILTPLFLLYVITGFIVHPNWHQVLRATVVPSAQFMPKFFEAALGLLGATLTPYMFLWQTTETVEARLTVRELRTENVDVAVGMTYANLVFYFIILVAAATLYGRGAGIETVTQAATALAPLAGSAAAALFAVGIVVSGFLSVPVMAACSAYALAEMLGWRGGLDRKVGQARGFYVLLTASLLVGAATPLLRISPVALMFWSQVVNGFLLAPLFIVLLMVANDPRVVRAHRNGLTANLVGWGTVLLTLGLAVLTVRQLVLGG